The Brevibacillus brevis genome contains a region encoding:
- a CDS encoding Maf family protein: protein MTKKNVPLILASSSPRRRELLQTLGLSFTVITSDVDETTAGHLSASEVVEELSLRKAKEVASRLTEGVVLGSDTVVVLDGQILGKPVDEMDAYRMLSMLQGQEHTVYSGVALIDVETGRAEVSHSLTDVRIRALTEQEIKSYIATGEPMDKAGSYAIQGIGATIVEGITGDYFTVVGLPLGLTSALLTRFGMPIL from the coding sequence ATGACGAAAAAAAATGTTCCTCTCATTCTGGCTTCATCTTCGCCGCGTCGAAGGGAGCTTCTGCAAACTTTAGGCTTATCATTTACCGTCATCACCAGTGATGTAGATGAGACGACAGCAGGCCATTTATCTGCGAGCGAAGTAGTAGAAGAATTGTCTTTGCGCAAGGCCAAGGAAGTGGCTTCTCGCTTGACGGAAGGCGTCGTTTTAGGATCTGATACGGTAGTCGTTCTTGATGGCCAAATATTGGGCAAGCCTGTTGATGAAATGGACGCATATCGTATGTTGTCCATGCTCCAGGGGCAAGAGCATACCGTTTATAGTGGAGTCGCCTTGATAGATGTGGAGACAGGCCGTGCGGAAGTCTCACATAGTCTGACAGACGTAAGAATTCGAGCTTTAACAGAGCAAGAAATCAAGTCGTACATTGCGACAGGTGAGCCGATGGATAAAGCGGGCTCATACGCCATTCAGGGTATTGGAGCCACGATCGTGGAAGGAATAACCGGAGACTACTTCACTGTTGTTGGTCTTCCGTTAGGCCTGACGTCTGCTCTTTTGACACGTTTTGGGATGCCAATATTGTAA
- a CDS encoding site-specific integrase codes for MDCNLNAFHQKWAEDLFFSYVDFVRGSGVGSDTVKRYTSKARIVFQRVDNELGKPGELTEEWFARTLSELAHQRGIGKSLRIFLEQQNILSVVTQDAQLEKQISSALDRCPKGYRRLLEVYCNDRKKLRQRQISNNERKPLSLKTILSDLTIFNRFVYWVVEFYPEVSSWDLVQEHHVHTFLLTLTQRHREIVRKDLHMLFRFAKKKRLIVHVPIMDFPARELPANEAHFLTLEEQVHIAQTISSKAIEDPVGSILSSFCLFHGLSSEQIRMITIADVDLDCKKINILGRPALFLAAEDLGLLNEYAKCRAEIRNSSQKKYLFLSKDNSGLYEDKPVSKKFVLDKVRTLTGYTPKTLRITCFNAIAAEFGSQMLIDAFGLSMTQSARYGKFEEYLLEEEIGNQRK; via the coding sequence ATGGACTGTAATCTAAACGCTTTTCATCAAAAATGGGCTGAAGACTTGTTTTTTAGCTATGTTGACTTCGTACGGGGTTCTGGAGTTGGATCTGATACGGTCAAACGATATACCTCTAAGGCCAGAATCGTTTTTCAGAGGGTTGATAATGAGTTAGGAAAACCCGGTGAGCTGACAGAGGAATGGTTTGCCCGAACTCTTAGTGAACTGGCACATCAAAGAGGTATAGGAAAGAGCTTACGAATTTTTCTGGAGCAACAAAATATCCTTTCAGTCGTTACACAAGATGCTCAACTCGAAAAGCAAATTAGTAGCGCATTAGATAGATGCCCGAAGGGATATCGCCGCCTCTTAGAAGTGTACTGTAATGATCGGAAGAAGCTAAGGCAAAGGCAGATAAGTAACAACGAGAGGAAGCCACTATCTCTTAAAACAATTCTGAGTGACCTTACTATATTCAATCGTTTTGTATATTGGGTAGTTGAATTTTACCCAGAGGTTAGTTCTTGGGACCTTGTACAGGAGCATCATGTCCACACATTCTTGTTAACACTTACTCAGAGGCACCGGGAGATAGTTCGAAAAGATCTCCACATGCTGTTCAGGTTTGCGAAAAAGAAGAGACTGATCGTTCATGTACCAATCATGGATTTCCCTGCAAGAGAGCTGCCTGCAAACGAGGCACATTTTTTAACGTTAGAAGAGCAGGTTCATATTGCTCAGACCATAAGTTCAAAGGCAATTGAAGATCCGGTGGGTAGTATACTGAGCAGCTTTTGCTTATTTCATGGCTTAAGTAGTGAACAGATAAGAATGATCACTATTGCTGATGTTGATTTGGATTGTAAGAAGATCAATATACTTGGAAGGCCGGCTTTGTTCTTAGCGGCCGAAGATTTAGGCCTCTTAAACGAATATGCTAAGTGCCGTGCTGAGATAAGAAACTCATCGCAAAAAAAGTATCTATTTCTTAGCAAGGATAATAGCGGGTTATATGAGGACAAACCAGTAAGTAAAAAATTCGTATTGGATAAGGTCAGGACCCTCACGGGTTACACTCCTAAAACACTGCGGATAACCTGTTTCAATGCAATTGCAGCTGAATTTGGATCACAAATGTTAATCGATGCATTCGGGTTGTCGATGACCCAATCAGCACGCTATGGAAAGTTTGAGGAATATTTGCTGGAAGAAGAAATAGGAAATCAGCGGAAATAG
- a CDS encoding tyrosine-type recombinase/integrase yields MIDRPYLAVTNFAKEDIKAITYEESVIYQAKLIGMWEQQQKVLGYTEASIALNIRNINEFVDGAGKFIWEVTAKDVDHFYLGLVGRGLAYSTRRKYQSNITTFLDYLRSRHSHEIWEKYRVPVPTVLDKFNRHHHRKDDNEGKVIPPDPIILLRFWDGLKEKMQTARKYSTYARDYVLFRMLELTGLRIFEAVMLDVKDCRFDLGDKGKLHVRFGKGSKGTGYKHRWVPLLDGVEELLKWYLVRVRPLFADGPGPLFLSENGRRLGRDSARGNLRRRQIELGFNEDEIFSPHQLRHSFATRQTELGVDLITLKTLLGHVDIATTFTYSTPGSNFLETRVRMAQEKWRKQLADYGKEKGGVADGSGMETEEGNG; encoded by the coding sequence ATGATAGACAGACCATATTTAGCCGTGACCAATTTTGCTAAAGAAGATATTAAGGCAATAACTTATGAGGAATCAGTGATTTATCAAGCCAAATTAATAGGTATGTGGGAGCAACAACAAAAAGTGTTAGGTTACACTGAGGCATCTATTGCTCTTAACATACGGAACATTAACGAATTTGTTGATGGCGCTGGTAAATTCATATGGGAAGTCACTGCTAAAGATGTTGATCACTTTTATTTGGGGTTAGTAGGTCGAGGGCTGGCATATTCAACGAGAAGAAAATACCAATCGAACATAACAACGTTTCTCGACTATCTGAGGTCAAGACATAGTCATGAGATTTGGGAAAAATATAGGGTGCCCGTACCAACGGTACTCGATAAATTTAACCGTCATCACCATAGAAAGGATGATAATGAAGGGAAGGTAATCCCTCCTGATCCAATTATCCTTTTACGCTTTTGGGATGGCTTAAAAGAAAAAATGCAAACAGCAAGAAAGTATTCTACTTATGCAAGAGACTATGTCCTTTTTAGGATGCTGGAACTGACTGGTCTTAGAATATTTGAAGCTGTGATGTTAGATGTAAAAGACTGTCGTTTTGACCTCGGGGATAAAGGGAAGTTACATGTTCGTTTTGGCAAAGGATCTAAAGGTACTGGTTACAAACATAGATGGGTTCCTTTACTCGACGGTGTTGAAGAATTACTCAAGTGGTACTTGGTCAGAGTACGCCCTTTATTTGCAGATGGACCTGGCCCATTATTTCTCTCTGAAAACGGTAGAAGATTAGGTCGTGATTCAGCTCGTGGTAATTTAAGAAGACGACAAATCGAATTGGGCTTTAACGAAGATGAGATTTTTAGTCCACACCAGCTGCGTCATTCATTTGCGACTCGCCAAACAGAACTGGGCGTTGACCTTATTACGTTAAAAACATTGCTTGGTCATGTAGATATCGCAACTACATTTACCTATTCAACACCAGGATCTAATTTTCTTGAAACAAGAGTAAGAATGGCACAAGAAAAGTGGCGGAAACAACTTGCTGATTATGGAAAAGAAAAAGGGGGTGTAGCTGATGGCTCTGGAATGGAGACTGAGGAAGGTAATGGCTGA
- a CDS encoding rod shape-determining protein produces the protein MFGGFTRDLGIDLGTANTLVFVKGKGIVVREPSVVAIRTNNNSIEAVGNAAKSMIGRTPGNIVAVRPMKDGVIADFDTTATMMRYFINQAQKNQGLFTRRPNVMVCVPSGITAVEKRAVEDATKQAGAKEAYTIEEPFAAAIGADLPVWEPTGSMVVDIGGGTTEVAIISLGGIVTSRSIRVAGDEMDEAIIQYIKRRYNLMIGERTAETLKLEIGSAIAPDEVENVDIRGRDLVTGLPKTLSVSSTEIAEALAETISAIVESVKVTLEKSPPELAADIMDRGIVLTGGGALLRNMDRLLSKETGMPVHVAENALDCVAIGTGRALENIHLFKSKQGITSSRLKRGK, from the coding sequence ATGTTTGGTGGATTTACACGTGACTTGGGGATAGACCTCGGCACTGCCAATACACTTGTTTTTGTGAAGGGTAAAGGAATTGTGGTGCGTGAGCCTTCTGTTGTAGCGATTCGTACCAATAACAATTCCATTGAAGCAGTAGGGAATGCAGCGAAAAGTATGATTGGTCGTACGCCAGGTAATATCGTAGCGGTTCGTCCAATGAAAGACGGGGTTATTGCTGACTTTGATACTACTGCGACGATGATGCGCTATTTCATCAATCAAGCACAAAAAAATCAAGGGCTGTTTACGCGTCGTCCCAACGTAATGGTTTGTGTACCTTCGGGAATTACTGCGGTGGAAAAGCGCGCAGTCGAAGACGCTACGAAGCAGGCTGGGGCGAAGGAAGCCTATACGATTGAAGAGCCGTTTGCAGCAGCGATCGGTGCAGACCTGCCAGTGTGGGAACCGACGGGAAGTATGGTCGTTGACATTGGCGGCGGTACAACAGAAGTCGCAATCATTTCACTCGGGGGGATTGTTACTTCCCGCTCCATTCGTGTAGCAGGAGATGAGATGGACGAGGCGATCATTCAGTACATCAAGCGCCGTTACAACTTGATGATCGGGGAACGGACAGCAGAAACATTGAAGCTGGAGATCGGCTCTGCGATTGCTCCTGATGAGGTCGAGAACGTAGACATTCGCGGTCGTGACCTTGTAACCGGATTGCCAAAAACGCTCTCGGTCAGCAGCACAGAGATTGCCGAAGCATTGGCGGAAACCATTTCTGCTATCGTAGAGTCAGTGAAGGTAACACTCGAAAAAAGCCCGCCTGAACTCGCGGCGGACATCATGGATCGTGGAATTGTACTCACAGGCGGCGGTGCGCTCTTGCGTAACATGGATCGCCTGTTAAGTAAGGAAACGGGTATGCCCGTGCATGTCGCGGAAAACGCACTGGATTGCGTAGCGATTGGAACAGGTCGTGCATTGGAGAACATTCACCTGTTCAAATCCAAGCAAGGCATCACCTCTTCCCGACTAAAACGGGGTAAATAA
- a CDS encoding helix-turn-helix domain-containing protein yields the protein MALEWRLRKVMADRGIWSGSELGRLLKAKTGYSLSAPAISGLMTGEPKQVKAETMDALCTVLECSPSDLWKHTPTFIKSEGTKITLSKAVNDSMIDKLPPI from the coding sequence ATGGCTCTGGAATGGAGACTGAGGAAGGTAATGGCTGATCGGGGTATTTGGTCAGGGTCTGAACTCGGAAGATTATTGAAGGCAAAAACGGGATATAGTCTTTCTGCTCCAGCAATTAGTGGCCTTATGACTGGCGAACCAAAGCAGGTAAAGGCTGAGACAATGGACGCACTATGTACAGTTTTGGAGTGCTCGCCGAGCGATCTGTGGAAGCACACCCCGACTTTCATTAAATCAGAAGGTACCAAAATCACTTTATCCAAAGCTGTGAACGATTCAATGATAGATAAGCTTCCGCCAATTTAA